TTTGTCTTGTGTACCCTCAACTGTTTGCTGATGGGAGGTCGGGCACTTGATGGCGGTGCTTGACGCACTTCGCCGACCTCATTCGACACACACTTTGCTTTTTGAATCTGTGCCATGGGACTAATGAGTTCATTTGTGGCCTTTGAAACACCCCCGCGTCGCACGGCATGCTAATGGGGCAACGGTCCCGTTCTCTGTAAGCGCGGTGAAAGGGGAACGGCCCGTcgttctggctccgtcgtggcggaacgacctcccccgtcactcggaactgctgaatctctagccgcatttaaaaagggtcttaaaactcgcTGCTtgcagactcacttcgcccatcatctcttaagttgaTGTAaggtgtaagtgttcatgcactataactttgagatcatacctatTAAACAGCGGATAAGCcgtcacacagctactcctctaatgtaacgtacatgtttgtgtgtgtgtgtgtgtgtgtgtgtgtgtatataatggAAGCAATCATGAATATTCggattaagttttatgcagctactcgtacGATGAACATCGATTCGtattgtggaaagaaacaaaccgcacttaagaatcacacatctgcatctaagtctgtccgctaatgtaatgcgcacattacattttctttgagatgtgcgtcgctttggagaaagcatctgctaaatggataaatgtaaatgtaaagcatttgCTGGAGCACCGGGTTATTTTGGGTTTGGCGACGCCctggaagtgtttttttcaaaaagttgtTTGCAGGCCACCTGACGCTGATGGCACTCCGGGAAACCTGACCGTCAGGTTCTTCACCTTTCCTGGAGGAAGCGTTTCTCTCGTCTTTACTTGGAAGGAACTGAACGCAATACACTGGATCTTAAACTAACAAACACAATTGGGGCTGAACGTCTGTTCGTGACTGTTCTTTGTAACGCCAAAGtcgtcgtcttttttttttattattttttttttaaaaccagttaGTCGCTGTGCAGATGTCACAGAGCGGAGACATTAACCAGTATTGCCCCACTGTGACCTGCGCCGCCTATAATCCTTTTCCTTTCACAGGGTTTGCGTCACTATTTGTCGTACCTCCCACAGCCGCGGTATCGGCTTGAGGTCACGGTCTTAGACGTTAACCGTTTGTGGCTCGGGAACGCATTCTCTACTTCCGCACTTCGATTAATGGTAACGGAGcgttctttttaaaaagaattcgCTCTGTGAGCGTAACTCGGCGAATGAAATGCGTTCGTTATGCCAGGGGAGCCTCGATTTTAAAAGACCGAAAATAGAAACACTACCTACTTTCCAGCGAAGTCTCGTTGAATGCGGATCGTCGCCCGATTCCTCCCGTGAACGTGCAGCATTTGTCATCGTGTTATTAGTCAGCGCTCGCAAACGAACACTGGGCACGAGCCGCAAACGCCGTGGACGTGAGTTGAAGCCGTGCCACGTCGCCGGTCGGTTTTCGAGCACTTTAGCGCCACCTATCGGCGGGGAGTGGAAGCGCAGGTTGCGTCGGCCCCTCGACGAGCAGAAACTTTTGGAAATGCATAAGTATTTTAATtagagaaaatatttgtatgtttcAAAGTTGGTAACTGGAGCGATTGTAACGTGAGCAGCGTATAGTTCTAGGTACATTAAAGGagtatgtggttttttttttgtgacctgCACTGTTTGAGGGTTGTAAGAGCATGCATAATTCcttcgagtgtgtgtgtgtgtgtgtgtgtagacctGGTTAGAGCTTCATTATCTTTTAATTCCTCATGGTGAAGTGAATGTGTCTCTAGGTTCCTCTGCTGAGCTCCGGTCCCTGCTGCGGAGATTCCCTTCTGGGGAACGGAACCTGCCGGAGCAGCGCCCACTGCGGCCCAGGTACTGGGCGTCCCTGCCGCGCCACGCTCGTCTGCGAGGAGCTCACGTTACTGCCCTGGTGATcgcttttccttcctttcctttgcCGAACAGAGCCGGTTGGTTTCCGCCATGAGGCGAATGACCTGGGTCACGTATAAACCATTATtacctgggctgtgggtttcgGTGTGAGTGAGATTGCCTTACCGGTTGAGCGATTCGTTCTCCGTACCTCTAGATAAGACAAGGAAATTTCCTGAAAAGTTCTCCTGCATTTGTTTCGTTCAGCAGCTCCTCAGTTTGGCCGTATCGCACTGCTGTATCAGAGGTcctttgcgggggggggggggggtgcaaattTTTCTTGTTCACGGATTATAGCCATAACGTACGGGGTTCCCGTTGAACCAACGTTAAAACGTCCACGTAAACGTCTACAGCGCAGGGCGACGTCGGGGACAGAGGTTAATGTACTTTTTCGAGCTGCCGACTTTGAAATCGGATGCGGGttacgggttcgaatcccacctccagctgtagtacccttgagcacagtacttaccctgctattgctccagtaaaattccccagctgtataaatgggtcgataattctaagtaccttaacattggaagtcgctctggagaagagTGTTAGAAagcgaatgaatgtaaatatcgTGTTTGTTTTCCAGGCTGTTACCCGCGCGTGTCGGACAATGACACGGCTCGGTGTGTGCCGTGTGACTCCGAGCTCCCCGGACAGGACAACGTCACCAGCTGCAATTACAGTGAGTGTGACGAGAGAAGCGTTCACCAACGCGCTTTCGGTTGAACGTGCTCTCGCGCTCATAAGATGCGCCTTTGTGCTCTTCGGGCTGAGTGAGATGGAATGAGTATTTCGCCGTCACTCCTATACGTTGGCGTTGATGGTGCCTCTCGTGTGCTTCCCTACAGCGGATGCTCCGGGAAAGGAGAACATGACCACTTTAGCGACGGCAATGCCCAAAATTGGTAAGCGGTCAACCGTTTTTACCGGCTCCAGAGCACATTCATCTGCGTGGAGTGTGAACGTGCAGGATTTTTATTCGGTGTCGGGAAGTGCGGCGAGCAGTAAGGGGTAGTATCCACAGACAGAGTGGTGTATAGTACCCTGTTCTCACACGCAGCTATCCAGAGGTTCATCGCACGTTCGCCTGTTGCTTTTTGGCTCGATGTGGAAGGGAAAGGGCTCCCGGTCCCGAACATGAGGTGGAACTCGTGGCGACTGTGTCCCAACAGGTGGTCCGGGTGTCGCCGCCTCCCTCCTGCTGGGGACCCTGCTGATCAGCCTGTTCCTCATCCTGTCTGTTGCCTCCTTCTTCTACCTCAAACGCTCGAACCGCCTGCCTGCCCTCTTCTACAGGCGCAAAAATGGTAGGGTAGCTCTTGCGCTGAACGCGCTGCGCGCCCTTTGCTTTAGGTTGGCACCGTTTTCCGTTTTGAAAAGAGCCCTTGAGGACGTTGCAGCAGTTGAGAACTTTCCAGAACGGTTGAAAAGCAATATTTGcaagaaatgtgaaagttgTAGGTTGACTTGTGGGTACCGTCGAGCGCGAGACGCATTTCGAGAACGATACCGGTTattacaggggaaaaaaatttgaattacatAAGGGCAGAATAAGGAGGTGTTAGGAAAACACCTATTTAACGCAGCGCAGGGTTgaggatcatagagaatattggtggtcttcgtagctcgggtacatggttgaggtgttcggttgtgttcgccgagcttggcatttaggttgcaattCGTTTGCAATTCGTTTGCAagctaaatgccaagctcggcgaacaaccgaacaccctGCAGTACAGGGTGACTGTCAACAGAAcaaattaatgcttttttttttattattttttataaatgttttctaAGTAAGTAGGGAATTAAAGATgatctttgaaaatgtacatatgGGTAAATGTCACAGCAAGGATATGAAAACTTGTATGTTAAGaacaattcaattaaattaatgtttttttgattTACAGCCTTGATATTTCAACCCAGTGAGACAGTAAgttattttggctttttttcttatttaatttcatgttaATAGCATAGACATATTATAGTTTGGTAAATGTGGATGAGCAAATGACTGACTGTGTTCCCCCCATATAGGCTGTCATGATATCTACGCCTGC
Above is a genomic segment from Scleropages formosus chromosome 2, fSclFor1.1, whole genome shotgun sequence containing:
- the c2h1orf159 gene encoding uncharacterized protein C1orf159 homolog isoform X1; translated protein: MAWTYVTVFAGAALQVVCETSVTQVPLLSSGPCCGDSLLGNGTCRSSAHCGPGCYPRVSDNDTARCVPCDSELPGQDNVTSCNYTDAPGKENMTTLATAMPKIGGPGVAASLLLGTLLISLFLILSVASFFYLKRSNRLPALFYRRKNGRVALALNALRALCFRLAPFSVLKRALEDVAAVENFPERLKSNICKKCESCRLTCGYRRARDAFRERYRLLQGKKI
- the c2h1orf159 gene encoding uncharacterized protein C1orf159 homolog isoform X2 — its product is MAWTYVTVFAGAALQVVCETSVTQVPLLSSGPCCGDSLLGNGTCRSSAHCGPGCYPRVSDNDTARCVPCDSELPGQDNVTSCNYTDAPGKENMTTLATAMPKIGGPGVAASLLLGTLLISLFLILSVASFFYLKRSNRLPALFYRRKNALIFQPSETAVMISTPASSVRKPRYVRRERPSAKSASATPAASAAATVSTAVVTKVSNV